A genomic window from Diospyros lotus cultivar Yz01 chromosome 2, ASM1463336v1, whole genome shotgun sequence includes:
- the LOC127795256 gene encoding serine/threonine protein phosphatase 2A 55 kDa regulatory subunit B beta isoform isoform X6 translates to MNGGDDGGGAAAAPTGPPPPPLEWKFSQVFGERTAGEEVQEVDIISAIEFDKTGDHLATGDRGGRVVLFERTDTKDQHGGSRRDLERMDYPISRHPEFRYKTEFQSHEPEFDYLKSLEIEEKINKIRWCQTANGALFLLSTNDKTIKFWKVQEKKVKKISEMNVDPSKGNGGVASSSISSAARPYLANGGYPDKPYNCPQGGIPSLRLPVVTSHETSLVARCRRVYAHAHDYHINSISNNSDGETFISADDLRINLWNLEISNQSFNIVDVKPANMEDLTEVITSAEFHPSHCNMLAYSSSKGSIRLIDLRQSALCDSHSKLFEEQEAPGSRSFFTEIIASISDIKFGKDGRYILSRDYMTLKLWDINMDSGPVSTFQVHEYLRPKLCDLYENDSIFDKFECCLSGDGLRVATGSYSNIFRVFGCVAGSTEATTLEASKNPMRRQVQTPSRPSRSLSSITRVVRRGAESPGVDGNGNSFDFTTKLLHLAWHPTENSIACAAANSLYMYYA, encoded by the exons TGGATATCATTTCGGCAATTGAGTTTGATAAAACTGGTGACCACCTTGCTACTGGTGATCGTGGGGGCAGAGTTGTATTGTTTGAGAGGACTGATACAAAGGAT CAGCATGGTGGAAGCCGAAGGGATCTAGAGAGAATGGATTATCCAATTAGTAGACACCCAGAGTTCCGTTATAAAACAGAGTTTCAGAGCCATGAACCTGAG TTTGATTACCTTAAGAGCTTGGAGATTGAGGAGAAAATCAACAAGATCAGGTGGTGCCAAACAGCTAATGGCGCCTTGTTCCTTCTGTCCACGAATGACAAAACTATTAAATTCTGGAAG GTTCAGGAGAAGAAAGTCAAGAAAATTTCTGAAATGAATGTTGACCCTTCCAAAGGAAATGGTGGTGTTGCCAGTTCAAGCATCTCTTCTGCTGCTAGACCATATCTTGCAAATGGAGGATACCCGGACAAACCTTACAATTGCCCACAAGGGGGCATTCCATCACTACGTCTACCAGTG GTAACTAGTCATGAGACCAGCCTTGTGGCAAGGTGCAGAAGGGTTTATGCTCATGCACATGACTATCATATCAATTCTATCTCAAATAACAG TGATGGTGAAACATTTATATCTGCTGATGATCTGCGAATAAACCTCTGGAACTTGGAAATTAGCAATCAAAGTTTCAATATTGTTGATGTGAAGCCTGCTAACATGGAGGATCTAACTG AGGTGATAACATCAGCAGAGTTTCATCCTAGCCACTGTAACATGTTGGCATATAGTAGTTCAAAAGGGTCAATACGCCTTATTGATTTGCGGCAATCAGCTTTATGCGATTCACATTCAAAGCT GTTTGAGGAACAGGAGGCGCCTGGTTCAAGATCTTTTTTCACAGAAATAATTGCCTCAATTTCAGATATTAAATTTGGAAAGGATGGAAGATACATACTTAGCCGTGATTATATGACTCTTAAG CTGTGGGACATAAACATGGATTCTGGTCCAGTTTCAACCTTCCAGGTCCACGAGTACTTAAGGCCTAAG TTATGTGATCTGTATGAAAATGATTCCATCTTTGACAAGTTTGAGTGTTGCTTGAGTGGTGATGGGCTGCGGGTAGCAACAGGTTCTTACAG CAATATATTCCGAGTGTTTGGTTGTGTTGCGGGCAGTACTGAAGCGACTACTTTGGAAGCCAGCAAAAACCCCATGAG GAGACAAGTTCAGACCCCTTCAAGGCCTTCCAGATCGCTCAGCAGTATAACTCGTGTTGTTAGACGAg GAGCAGAAAGCCCAGGAGTTGATGGGAATGGGAATTCATTTGATTTCACCACAAAGTTGCTCCACCTAGCATGGCACCCAACCGAAAACTCAATTGCTTGTGCTGCTGCAAACAGCCTGTACATGTACTATGCATGA
- the LOC127795256 gene encoding serine/threonine protein phosphatase 2A 55 kDa regulatory subunit B beta isoform isoform X5: MNGGDDGGGAAAAPTGPPPPPLEWKFSQVFGERTAGEEVQEVDIISAIEFDKTGDHLATGDRGGRVVLFERTDTKDHGGSRRDLERMDYPISRHPEFRYKTEFQSHEPEFDYLKSLEIEEKINKIRWCQTANGALFLLSTNDKTIKFWKVQEKKVKKISEMNVDPSKGNGGVASSSISSAARPYLANGGYPDKPYNCPQGGIPSLRLPVVVTSHETSLVARCRRVYAHAHDYHINSISNNSDGETFISADDLRINLWNLEISNQSFNIVDVKPANMEDLTEVITSAEFHPSHCNMLAYSSSKGSIRLIDLRQSALCDSHSKLFEEQEAPGSRSFFTEIIASISDIKFGKDGRYILSRDYMTLKLWDINMDSGPVSTFQVHEYLRPKLCDLYENDSIFDKFECCLSGDGLRVATGSYSNIFRVFGCVAGSTEATTLEASKNPMRRQVQTPSRPSRSLSSITRVVRRGAESPGVDGNGNSFDFTTKLLHLAWHPTENSIACAAANSLYMYYA, from the exons TGGATATCATTTCGGCAATTGAGTTTGATAAAACTGGTGACCACCTTGCTACTGGTGATCGTGGGGGCAGAGTTGTATTGTTTGAGAGGACTGATACAAAGGAT CATGGTGGAAGCCGAAGGGATCTAGAGAGAATGGATTATCCAATTAGTAGACACCCAGAGTTCCGTTATAAAACAGAGTTTCAGAGCCATGAACCTGAG TTTGATTACCTTAAGAGCTTGGAGATTGAGGAGAAAATCAACAAGATCAGGTGGTGCCAAACAGCTAATGGCGCCTTGTTCCTTCTGTCCACGAATGACAAAACTATTAAATTCTGGAAG GTTCAGGAGAAGAAAGTCAAGAAAATTTCTGAAATGAATGTTGACCCTTCCAAAGGAAATGGTGGTGTTGCCAGTTCAAGCATCTCTTCTGCTGCTAGACCATATCTTGCAAATGGAGGATACCCGGACAAACCTTACAATTGCCCACAAGGGGGCATTCCATCACTACGTCTACCAGTGGTA GTAACTAGTCATGAGACCAGCCTTGTGGCAAGGTGCAGAAGGGTTTATGCTCATGCACATGACTATCATATCAATTCTATCTCAAATAACAG TGATGGTGAAACATTTATATCTGCTGATGATCTGCGAATAAACCTCTGGAACTTGGAAATTAGCAATCAAAGTTTCAATATTGTTGATGTGAAGCCTGCTAACATGGAGGATCTAACTG AGGTGATAACATCAGCAGAGTTTCATCCTAGCCACTGTAACATGTTGGCATATAGTAGTTCAAAAGGGTCAATACGCCTTATTGATTTGCGGCAATCAGCTTTATGCGATTCACATTCAAAGCT GTTTGAGGAACAGGAGGCGCCTGGTTCAAGATCTTTTTTCACAGAAATAATTGCCTCAATTTCAGATATTAAATTTGGAAAGGATGGAAGATACATACTTAGCCGTGATTATATGACTCTTAAG CTGTGGGACATAAACATGGATTCTGGTCCAGTTTCAACCTTCCAGGTCCACGAGTACTTAAGGCCTAAG TTATGTGATCTGTATGAAAATGATTCCATCTTTGACAAGTTTGAGTGTTGCTTGAGTGGTGATGGGCTGCGGGTAGCAACAGGTTCTTACAG CAATATATTCCGAGTGTTTGGTTGTGTTGCGGGCAGTACTGAAGCGACTACTTTGGAAGCCAGCAAAAACCCCATGAG GAGACAAGTTCAGACCCCTTCAAGGCCTTCCAGATCGCTCAGCAGTATAACTCGTGTTGTTAGACGAg GAGCAGAAAGCCCAGGAGTTGATGGGAATGGGAATTCATTTGATTTCACCACAAAGTTGCTCCACCTAGCATGGCACCCAACCGAAAACTCAATTGCTTGTGCTGCTGCAAACAGCCTGTACATGTACTATGCATGA
- the LOC127795256 gene encoding serine/threonine protein phosphatase 2A 55 kDa regulatory subunit B beta isoform isoform X7, which produces MNGGDDGGGAAAAPTGPPPPPLEWKFSQVFGERTAGEEVQEVDIISAIEFDKTGDHLATGDRGGRVVLFERTDTKDHGGSRRDLERMDYPISRHPEFRYKTEFQSHEPEFDYLKSLEIEEKINKIRWCQTANGALFLLSTNDKTIKFWKVQEKKVKKISEMNVDPSKGNGGVASSSISSAARPYLANGGYPDKPYNCPQGGIPSLRLPVVTSHETSLVARCRRVYAHAHDYHINSISNNSDGETFISADDLRINLWNLEISNQSFNIVDVKPANMEDLTEVITSAEFHPSHCNMLAYSSSKGSIRLIDLRQSALCDSHSKLFEEQEAPGSRSFFTEIIASISDIKFGKDGRYILSRDYMTLKLWDINMDSGPVSTFQVHEYLRPKLCDLYENDSIFDKFECCLSGDGLRVATGSYSNIFRVFGCVAGSTEATTLEASKNPMRRQVQTPSRPSRSLSSITRVVRRAGAESPGVDGNGNSFDFTTKLLHLAWHPTENSIACAAANSLYMYYA; this is translated from the exons TGGATATCATTTCGGCAATTGAGTTTGATAAAACTGGTGACCACCTTGCTACTGGTGATCGTGGGGGCAGAGTTGTATTGTTTGAGAGGACTGATACAAAGGAT CATGGTGGAAGCCGAAGGGATCTAGAGAGAATGGATTATCCAATTAGTAGACACCCAGAGTTCCGTTATAAAACAGAGTTTCAGAGCCATGAACCTGAG TTTGATTACCTTAAGAGCTTGGAGATTGAGGAGAAAATCAACAAGATCAGGTGGTGCCAAACAGCTAATGGCGCCTTGTTCCTTCTGTCCACGAATGACAAAACTATTAAATTCTGGAAG GTTCAGGAGAAGAAAGTCAAGAAAATTTCTGAAATGAATGTTGACCCTTCCAAAGGAAATGGTGGTGTTGCCAGTTCAAGCATCTCTTCTGCTGCTAGACCATATCTTGCAAATGGAGGATACCCGGACAAACCTTACAATTGCCCACAAGGGGGCATTCCATCACTACGTCTACCAGTG GTAACTAGTCATGAGACCAGCCTTGTGGCAAGGTGCAGAAGGGTTTATGCTCATGCACATGACTATCATATCAATTCTATCTCAAATAACAG TGATGGTGAAACATTTATATCTGCTGATGATCTGCGAATAAACCTCTGGAACTTGGAAATTAGCAATCAAAGTTTCAATATTGTTGATGTGAAGCCTGCTAACATGGAGGATCTAACTG AGGTGATAACATCAGCAGAGTTTCATCCTAGCCACTGTAACATGTTGGCATATAGTAGTTCAAAAGGGTCAATACGCCTTATTGATTTGCGGCAATCAGCTTTATGCGATTCACATTCAAAGCT GTTTGAGGAACAGGAGGCGCCTGGTTCAAGATCTTTTTTCACAGAAATAATTGCCTCAATTTCAGATATTAAATTTGGAAAGGATGGAAGATACATACTTAGCCGTGATTATATGACTCTTAAG CTGTGGGACATAAACATGGATTCTGGTCCAGTTTCAACCTTCCAGGTCCACGAGTACTTAAGGCCTAAG TTATGTGATCTGTATGAAAATGATTCCATCTTTGACAAGTTTGAGTGTTGCTTGAGTGGTGATGGGCTGCGGGTAGCAACAGGTTCTTACAG CAATATATTCCGAGTGTTTGGTTGTGTTGCGGGCAGTACTGAAGCGACTACTTTGGAAGCCAGCAAAAACCCCATGAG GAGACAAGTTCAGACCCCTTCAAGGCCTTCCAGATCGCTCAGCAGTATAACTCGTGTTGTTAGACGAg CAGGAGCAGAAAGCCCAGGAGTTGATGGGAATGGGAATTCATTTGATTTCACCACAAAGTTGCTCCACCTAGCATGGCACCCAACCGAAAACTCAATTGCTTGTGCTGCTGCAAACAGCCTGTACATGTACTATGCATGA
- the LOC127795256 gene encoding serine/threonine protein phosphatase 2A 55 kDa regulatory subunit B beta isoform isoform X4: protein MNGGDDGGGAAAAPTGPPPPPLEWKFSQVFGERTAGEEVQEVDIISAIEFDKTGDHLATGDRGGRVVLFERTDTKDQHGGSRRDLERMDYPISRHPEFRYKTEFQSHEPEFDYLKSLEIEEKINKIRWCQTANGALFLLSTNDKTIKFWKVQEKKVKKISEMNVDPSKGNGGVASSSISSAARPYLANGGYPDKPYNCPQGGIPSLRLPVVTSHETSLVARCRRVYAHAHDYHINSISNNSDGETFISADDLRINLWNLEISNQSFNIVDVKPANMEDLTEVITSAEFHPSHCNMLAYSSSKGSIRLIDLRQSALCDSHSKLFEEQEAPGSRSFFTEIIASISDIKFGKDGRYILSRDYMTLKLWDINMDSGPVSTFQVHEYLRPKLCDLYENDSIFDKFECCLSGDGLRVATGSYSNIFRVFGCVAGSTEATTLEASKNPMRRQVQTPSRPSRSLSSITRVVRRAGAESPGVDGNGNSFDFTTKLLHLAWHPTENSIACAAANSLYMYYA, encoded by the exons TGGATATCATTTCGGCAATTGAGTTTGATAAAACTGGTGACCACCTTGCTACTGGTGATCGTGGGGGCAGAGTTGTATTGTTTGAGAGGACTGATACAAAGGAT CAGCATGGTGGAAGCCGAAGGGATCTAGAGAGAATGGATTATCCAATTAGTAGACACCCAGAGTTCCGTTATAAAACAGAGTTTCAGAGCCATGAACCTGAG TTTGATTACCTTAAGAGCTTGGAGATTGAGGAGAAAATCAACAAGATCAGGTGGTGCCAAACAGCTAATGGCGCCTTGTTCCTTCTGTCCACGAATGACAAAACTATTAAATTCTGGAAG GTTCAGGAGAAGAAAGTCAAGAAAATTTCTGAAATGAATGTTGACCCTTCCAAAGGAAATGGTGGTGTTGCCAGTTCAAGCATCTCTTCTGCTGCTAGACCATATCTTGCAAATGGAGGATACCCGGACAAACCTTACAATTGCCCACAAGGGGGCATTCCATCACTACGTCTACCAGTG GTAACTAGTCATGAGACCAGCCTTGTGGCAAGGTGCAGAAGGGTTTATGCTCATGCACATGACTATCATATCAATTCTATCTCAAATAACAG TGATGGTGAAACATTTATATCTGCTGATGATCTGCGAATAAACCTCTGGAACTTGGAAATTAGCAATCAAAGTTTCAATATTGTTGATGTGAAGCCTGCTAACATGGAGGATCTAACTG AGGTGATAACATCAGCAGAGTTTCATCCTAGCCACTGTAACATGTTGGCATATAGTAGTTCAAAAGGGTCAATACGCCTTATTGATTTGCGGCAATCAGCTTTATGCGATTCACATTCAAAGCT GTTTGAGGAACAGGAGGCGCCTGGTTCAAGATCTTTTTTCACAGAAATAATTGCCTCAATTTCAGATATTAAATTTGGAAAGGATGGAAGATACATACTTAGCCGTGATTATATGACTCTTAAG CTGTGGGACATAAACATGGATTCTGGTCCAGTTTCAACCTTCCAGGTCCACGAGTACTTAAGGCCTAAG TTATGTGATCTGTATGAAAATGATTCCATCTTTGACAAGTTTGAGTGTTGCTTGAGTGGTGATGGGCTGCGGGTAGCAACAGGTTCTTACAG CAATATATTCCGAGTGTTTGGTTGTGTTGCGGGCAGTACTGAAGCGACTACTTTGGAAGCCAGCAAAAACCCCATGAG GAGACAAGTTCAGACCCCTTCAAGGCCTTCCAGATCGCTCAGCAGTATAACTCGTGTTGTTAGACGAg CAGGAGCAGAAAGCCCAGGAGTTGATGGGAATGGGAATTCATTTGATTTCACCACAAAGTTGCTCCACCTAGCATGGCACCCAACCGAAAACTCAATTGCTTGTGCTGCTGCAAACAGCCTGTACATGTACTATGCATGA
- the LOC127795256 gene encoding serine/threonine protein phosphatase 2A 55 kDa regulatory subunit B beta isoform isoform X1, whose product MNGGDDGGGAAAAPTGPPPPPLEWKFSQVFGERTAGEEVQEVDIISAIEFDKTGDHLATGDRGGRVVLFERTDTKDQHGGSRRDLERMDYPISRHPEFRYKTEFQSHEPEFDYLKSLEIEEKINKIRWCQTANGALFLLSTNDKTIKFWKVQEKKVKKISEMNVDPSKGNGGVASSSISSAARPYLANGGYPDKPYNCPQGGIPSLRLPVVVTSHETSLVARCRRVYAHAHDYHINSISNNSDGETFISADDLRINLWNLEISNQSFNIVDVKPANMEDLTEVITSAEFHPSHCNMLAYSSSKGSIRLIDLRQSALCDSHSKLFEEQEAPGSRSFFTEIIASISDIKFGKDGRYILSRDYMTLKLWDINMDSGPVSTFQVHEYLRPKLCDLYENDSIFDKFECCLSGDGLRVATGSYSNIFRVFGCVAGSTEATTLEASKNPMRRQVQTPSRPSRSLSSITRVVRRAGAESPGVDGNGNSFDFTTKLLHLAWHPTENSIACAAANSLYMYYA is encoded by the exons TGGATATCATTTCGGCAATTGAGTTTGATAAAACTGGTGACCACCTTGCTACTGGTGATCGTGGGGGCAGAGTTGTATTGTTTGAGAGGACTGATACAAAGGAT CAGCATGGTGGAAGCCGAAGGGATCTAGAGAGAATGGATTATCCAATTAGTAGACACCCAGAGTTCCGTTATAAAACAGAGTTTCAGAGCCATGAACCTGAG TTTGATTACCTTAAGAGCTTGGAGATTGAGGAGAAAATCAACAAGATCAGGTGGTGCCAAACAGCTAATGGCGCCTTGTTCCTTCTGTCCACGAATGACAAAACTATTAAATTCTGGAAG GTTCAGGAGAAGAAAGTCAAGAAAATTTCTGAAATGAATGTTGACCCTTCCAAAGGAAATGGTGGTGTTGCCAGTTCAAGCATCTCTTCTGCTGCTAGACCATATCTTGCAAATGGAGGATACCCGGACAAACCTTACAATTGCCCACAAGGGGGCATTCCATCACTACGTCTACCAGTGGTA GTAACTAGTCATGAGACCAGCCTTGTGGCAAGGTGCAGAAGGGTTTATGCTCATGCACATGACTATCATATCAATTCTATCTCAAATAACAG TGATGGTGAAACATTTATATCTGCTGATGATCTGCGAATAAACCTCTGGAACTTGGAAATTAGCAATCAAAGTTTCAATATTGTTGATGTGAAGCCTGCTAACATGGAGGATCTAACTG AGGTGATAACATCAGCAGAGTTTCATCCTAGCCACTGTAACATGTTGGCATATAGTAGTTCAAAAGGGTCAATACGCCTTATTGATTTGCGGCAATCAGCTTTATGCGATTCACATTCAAAGCT GTTTGAGGAACAGGAGGCGCCTGGTTCAAGATCTTTTTTCACAGAAATAATTGCCTCAATTTCAGATATTAAATTTGGAAAGGATGGAAGATACATACTTAGCCGTGATTATATGACTCTTAAG CTGTGGGACATAAACATGGATTCTGGTCCAGTTTCAACCTTCCAGGTCCACGAGTACTTAAGGCCTAAG TTATGTGATCTGTATGAAAATGATTCCATCTTTGACAAGTTTGAGTGTTGCTTGAGTGGTGATGGGCTGCGGGTAGCAACAGGTTCTTACAG CAATATATTCCGAGTGTTTGGTTGTGTTGCGGGCAGTACTGAAGCGACTACTTTGGAAGCCAGCAAAAACCCCATGAG GAGACAAGTTCAGACCCCTTCAAGGCCTTCCAGATCGCTCAGCAGTATAACTCGTGTTGTTAGACGAg CAGGAGCAGAAAGCCCAGGAGTTGATGGGAATGGGAATTCATTTGATTTCACCACAAAGTTGCTCCACCTAGCATGGCACCCAACCGAAAACTCAATTGCTTGTGCTGCTGCAAACAGCCTGTACATGTACTATGCATGA
- the LOC127795256 gene encoding serine/threonine protein phosphatase 2A 55 kDa regulatory subunit B beta isoform isoform X8, whose translation MNGGDDGGGAAAAPTGPPPPPLEWKFSQVFGERTAGEEVQEVDIISAIEFDKTGDHLATGDRGGRVVLFERTDTKDHGGSRRDLERMDYPISRHPEFRYKTEFQSHEPEFDYLKSLEIEEKINKIRWCQTANGALFLLSTNDKTIKFWKVQEKKVKKISEMNVDPSKGNGGVASSSISSAARPYLANGGYPDKPYNCPQGGIPSLRLPVVTSHETSLVARCRRVYAHAHDYHINSISNNSDGETFISADDLRINLWNLEISNQSFNIVDVKPANMEDLTEVITSAEFHPSHCNMLAYSSSKGSIRLIDLRQSALCDSHSKLFEEQEAPGSRSFFTEIIASISDIKFGKDGRYILSRDYMTLKLWDINMDSGPVSTFQVHEYLRPKLCDLYENDSIFDKFECCLSGDGLRVATGSYSNIFRVFGCVAGSTEATTLEASKNPMRRQVQTPSRPSRSLSSITRVVRRGAESPGVDGNGNSFDFTTKLLHLAWHPTENSIACAAANSLYMYYA comes from the exons TGGATATCATTTCGGCAATTGAGTTTGATAAAACTGGTGACCACCTTGCTACTGGTGATCGTGGGGGCAGAGTTGTATTGTTTGAGAGGACTGATACAAAGGAT CATGGTGGAAGCCGAAGGGATCTAGAGAGAATGGATTATCCAATTAGTAGACACCCAGAGTTCCGTTATAAAACAGAGTTTCAGAGCCATGAACCTGAG TTTGATTACCTTAAGAGCTTGGAGATTGAGGAGAAAATCAACAAGATCAGGTGGTGCCAAACAGCTAATGGCGCCTTGTTCCTTCTGTCCACGAATGACAAAACTATTAAATTCTGGAAG GTTCAGGAGAAGAAAGTCAAGAAAATTTCTGAAATGAATGTTGACCCTTCCAAAGGAAATGGTGGTGTTGCCAGTTCAAGCATCTCTTCTGCTGCTAGACCATATCTTGCAAATGGAGGATACCCGGACAAACCTTACAATTGCCCACAAGGGGGCATTCCATCACTACGTCTACCAGTG GTAACTAGTCATGAGACCAGCCTTGTGGCAAGGTGCAGAAGGGTTTATGCTCATGCACATGACTATCATATCAATTCTATCTCAAATAACAG TGATGGTGAAACATTTATATCTGCTGATGATCTGCGAATAAACCTCTGGAACTTGGAAATTAGCAATCAAAGTTTCAATATTGTTGATGTGAAGCCTGCTAACATGGAGGATCTAACTG AGGTGATAACATCAGCAGAGTTTCATCCTAGCCACTGTAACATGTTGGCATATAGTAGTTCAAAAGGGTCAATACGCCTTATTGATTTGCGGCAATCAGCTTTATGCGATTCACATTCAAAGCT GTTTGAGGAACAGGAGGCGCCTGGTTCAAGATCTTTTTTCACAGAAATAATTGCCTCAATTTCAGATATTAAATTTGGAAAGGATGGAAGATACATACTTAGCCGTGATTATATGACTCTTAAG CTGTGGGACATAAACATGGATTCTGGTCCAGTTTCAACCTTCCAGGTCCACGAGTACTTAAGGCCTAAG TTATGTGATCTGTATGAAAATGATTCCATCTTTGACAAGTTTGAGTGTTGCTTGAGTGGTGATGGGCTGCGGGTAGCAACAGGTTCTTACAG CAATATATTCCGAGTGTTTGGTTGTGTTGCGGGCAGTACTGAAGCGACTACTTTGGAAGCCAGCAAAAACCCCATGAG GAGACAAGTTCAGACCCCTTCAAGGCCTTCCAGATCGCTCAGCAGTATAACTCGTGTTGTTAGACGAg GAGCAGAAAGCCCAGGAGTTGATGGGAATGGGAATTCATTTGATTTCACCACAAAGTTGCTCCACCTAGCATGGCACCCAACCGAAAACTCAATTGCTTGTGCTGCTGCAAACAGCCTGTACATGTACTATGCATGA
- the LOC127795256 gene encoding serine/threonine protein phosphatase 2A 55 kDa regulatory subunit B beta isoform isoform X2: protein MNGGDDGGGAAAAPTGPPPPPLEWKFSQVFGERTAGEEVQEVDIISAIEFDKTGDHLATGDRGGRVVLFERTDTKDHGGSRRDLERMDYPISRHPEFRYKTEFQSHEPEFDYLKSLEIEEKINKIRWCQTANGALFLLSTNDKTIKFWKVQEKKVKKISEMNVDPSKGNGGVASSSISSAARPYLANGGYPDKPYNCPQGGIPSLRLPVVVTSHETSLVARCRRVYAHAHDYHINSISNNSDGETFISADDLRINLWNLEISNQSFNIVDVKPANMEDLTEVITSAEFHPSHCNMLAYSSSKGSIRLIDLRQSALCDSHSKLFEEQEAPGSRSFFTEIIASISDIKFGKDGRYILSRDYMTLKLWDINMDSGPVSTFQVHEYLRPKLCDLYENDSIFDKFECCLSGDGLRVATGSYSNIFRVFGCVAGSTEATTLEASKNPMRRQVQTPSRPSRSLSSITRVVRRAGAESPGVDGNGNSFDFTTKLLHLAWHPTENSIACAAANSLYMYYA, encoded by the exons TGGATATCATTTCGGCAATTGAGTTTGATAAAACTGGTGACCACCTTGCTACTGGTGATCGTGGGGGCAGAGTTGTATTGTTTGAGAGGACTGATACAAAGGAT CATGGTGGAAGCCGAAGGGATCTAGAGAGAATGGATTATCCAATTAGTAGACACCCAGAGTTCCGTTATAAAACAGAGTTTCAGAGCCATGAACCTGAG TTTGATTACCTTAAGAGCTTGGAGATTGAGGAGAAAATCAACAAGATCAGGTGGTGCCAAACAGCTAATGGCGCCTTGTTCCTTCTGTCCACGAATGACAAAACTATTAAATTCTGGAAG GTTCAGGAGAAGAAAGTCAAGAAAATTTCTGAAATGAATGTTGACCCTTCCAAAGGAAATGGTGGTGTTGCCAGTTCAAGCATCTCTTCTGCTGCTAGACCATATCTTGCAAATGGAGGATACCCGGACAAACCTTACAATTGCCCACAAGGGGGCATTCCATCACTACGTCTACCAGTGGTA GTAACTAGTCATGAGACCAGCCTTGTGGCAAGGTGCAGAAGGGTTTATGCTCATGCACATGACTATCATATCAATTCTATCTCAAATAACAG TGATGGTGAAACATTTATATCTGCTGATGATCTGCGAATAAACCTCTGGAACTTGGAAATTAGCAATCAAAGTTTCAATATTGTTGATGTGAAGCCTGCTAACATGGAGGATCTAACTG AGGTGATAACATCAGCAGAGTTTCATCCTAGCCACTGTAACATGTTGGCATATAGTAGTTCAAAAGGGTCAATACGCCTTATTGATTTGCGGCAATCAGCTTTATGCGATTCACATTCAAAGCT GTTTGAGGAACAGGAGGCGCCTGGTTCAAGATCTTTTTTCACAGAAATAATTGCCTCAATTTCAGATATTAAATTTGGAAAGGATGGAAGATACATACTTAGCCGTGATTATATGACTCTTAAG CTGTGGGACATAAACATGGATTCTGGTCCAGTTTCAACCTTCCAGGTCCACGAGTACTTAAGGCCTAAG TTATGTGATCTGTATGAAAATGATTCCATCTTTGACAAGTTTGAGTGTTGCTTGAGTGGTGATGGGCTGCGGGTAGCAACAGGTTCTTACAG CAATATATTCCGAGTGTTTGGTTGTGTTGCGGGCAGTACTGAAGCGACTACTTTGGAAGCCAGCAAAAACCCCATGAG GAGACAAGTTCAGACCCCTTCAAGGCCTTCCAGATCGCTCAGCAGTATAACTCGTGTTGTTAGACGAg CAGGAGCAGAAAGCCCAGGAGTTGATGGGAATGGGAATTCATTTGATTTCACCACAAAGTTGCTCCACCTAGCATGGCACCCAACCGAAAACTCAATTGCTTGTGCTGCTGCAAACAGCCTGTACATGTACTATGCATGA